Proteins found in one Triticum aestivum cultivar Chinese Spring chromosome 4D, IWGSC CS RefSeq v2.1, whole genome shotgun sequence genomic segment:
- the LOC123096129 gene encoding methionine S-methyltransferase: MAAPASEDESKDVDAFLSSCAASGEAAYAAAEAVLERLQARASRAAARRLLGAVRRRFDAGQEHCFLTFHFRDVVVDPHPQGRSPDPLRKRITFRGNRPTGRRNFPDCEESGFQQSTKLTMMEIPSIFTPVDWSFAFYEGLNQHQDSTSRDKTYAELGCGNGWISIALAEKLSPLKVYGLDINPRAIKIAWINLYLNALDDNGLPVYDREGKTLLDRVEFHESDLLSYCIDNKIELDCIVGCIPQILNPNPEAISKIMTENSSEKFLYSLSNYCALQGFFEDQFGLGLIARAVEEGRAVIKPMGIMIFNIGGRPGQGVCERLFLRRGFHISKLWQTKIMQAADTDISALVEIEQNSPHPFEFFMDLVGDQSVSARTAQAYMKSGGRVSHALSVYSCQLHKPIQVKKLFEILKDGFNEISSSLDLSFDNDSVAAEKMAFLVYLASFLKENKSNPCEPPFGCLNFRNLVAEFMKSYYNIPSTSDNVAVFPSRAVAIEISLRLFSPALAIVDEHLTRHLPKQWLTSSAIEGRADCDRAKDTVLVIEVPRQSDLLIELIRKLKPQVVVTGMAKFEAITSAALVNILSATRDVGSWLFVDISEHLELSSPPKSNGVLKYLAENTLPSHAVILCGLVKDQVYSDLEVGFAISEDETVYKALSRTIELLEGHTSVISQQYYGCLFRELLAFQIDNRHAQRERQPAEVIPQKMIGFSNSAMSALKEAEFFVPDSKESSIIHMDLDRSFLPVPSVVNTSIFESFVRQNITDSETDVHFSIKKLVKHYYGGFPGDRYADRLDGFEQGTFFFPLGTNGHYVSAAKFMNANISTIPTNSDSGFKIEPMALNKALIEEENWAWVYISGPTINPSGFLYSDKEIRHLLSICAMHGARVVIDTSFSGLEFQTDRWAWRNLERFSYNVCLDPPFTAFMLGELSLGLTATGLDFGFLIFNDLSVVEHNLANLSQPDSTLKYTFRKLLGLKNKRDQHFSNLIMEQKETLKNRANHLAKVRLL, from the exons AGGACGTGGACGCCTTCCTGTCGTCGTGCGCGGCGTCGGGCGAGGCCGCGTATGCCGCCGCCGAGGCCGTGCTCGAGCGCCTCCaggcccgcgcctcccgcgccgcGGCCCGACGCCTCCTCGGCGCCGTCCGCCGCCGCTTCGACGCCGGGCAGGAGCACTGCTTCCTCACCTTCCACTTCCGCGACGTCGTCGTCGACCCCCACCCCCAAGGTCGGTCCCCTGATCCTCTCCGCAAACGTATCACCTTTCGCGGAAACCGGCCGACTGGCCGTCGAAATTTCCCGGACTGCGAAGAATCAG GGTTCCAGCAAAGCACGAAGCTAACAATGATGGAGATACCTAGCATTTTCACTCCTGTGGATTGGTCCTTCGCTTTTTATGAGGGCCTTAATCAGCATCAAGATTCCACTTCCAGGGATAAGACGTATGCAGAGCTGGGGTGTGGCAATGGTTGGATATCTATTGCGCTTGCAGAGAAGTTGTcccctttgaag GTCTATGGTCTGGATATTAACCCAAGGGCCATCAAGATTGCATGGATAAATCTGTACTTGAATGCCCTAGACGACAATGGTCTCCCGGTCTATGACAGGGAGGGAAAAACATTGTTGGATAGAGTTGAATTCCATGAATCTGATCTTCTTTCATACTGTATAGATAACAAGATAGAACTTGATTGCATTGTTGGCTGCATACCACAG ATTCTTAACCCCAATCCAGAGGCAATATCAAAGATTATGACTGAAAATTCAAGTGAGAAGTTCTTGTACTCCTTGAGCAACTACTGTGCTCTTCAG GGTTTTTTTGAGGACCAGTTTGGCCTCGGGTTGATTGCTCGGGCAGTTGAAGAAGGAAGAGCTGTCATAAAGCCTATGGGTATAATGATATTCAACATAGGAGGCCGACCAGGTCAAGGTGTCTGTGAACGCCTATTTCTACGCCGTGGATTCCATATCAGTAAGCTCTGGCAAACAAAAATTATGCAG GCTGCCGACACTGATATTTCAGCTTTAGTTGAAATTGAACAAAACAGCCCACATCCATTTGAATTTTTTATGGACCTTGTCGGGGATCAGTCTGTCTCTGCACGCACAGCCCAGGCATACATGAAATCTGGTGGCCGTGTTTCACATGCTTTGTCTGTGTATAGCTGTCAACTTCACAAACCCATTCAG GTGAAGAAATTATTTGAGATTCTTAAAGATGGGTTCAATGAAATCAGCAGCTCCCTTGATTTGTCCTTTGATAATGATTCGGTTGCTGCTGAAAAAATGGCCTTCCTAGTATACCTTGCTAGTTTTTTGAAAGAGAATAAGTCCAATCCTTGTGAGCCTCCATTTGGATGTTTAAACTTCCGGAATCTTGTTGCTGAATTTATGAAGAGCTACTACAACATCCCATCAACTTCTGAT AATGTTGCTGTATTCCCTTCTCGTGCTGTTGCCATAGAAATTTCTCTTCGACTGTTCTCACCGGCGCTTGCAATTGTGGATGAACATCTGACCAGACACTTGCCGAAGCAATGGTTAACATCCTCAGCAATTGAG GGAAGAGCAGATTGTGACCGTGCTAAAGACACAGTCCTTGTAATTGAAGTACCACGCCAATCAGATTTGCTGATTGAGTTGATCAGGAAATTGAAGCCTCAGGTGGTTGTTACTGGCATGGCTAAGTTTGAGGCTATCACCAGTGCTGCTCTTGTGAATATACTAAGTGCAACAAGAGATGTTGGTTCGTGGCTGTTCGTAGATATTTCAGAGCATCTGGAGTTGTCTAGCCCGCCAAAGTCTAATGGTGTGTTGAAGTATCTTGCTGAGAACACCCTACCTTCGCATGCAGTTATACTCTGTGGTCTAGTAAAGGATCAG GTTTATTCTGATCTGGAAGTTGGTTTTGCCATATCTGAGGATGAAACTGTCTATAAGGCGTTGTCACGAACTATTGAGCTATTGGAAGGACATACTTCTGTGATCAGCCAGCAGTATTATGGCTGTCTTTTTCGCGAGCTACTGGCGTTCCAAATTGACAACCGGCATGCACAGCGAGAG AGACAACCTGCAGAAGTGATACCTCAGAAGATGATAGGATTTTCTAATTCAGCTATGTCAGCCCTAAAAGAAGCTGAATTTTTCGTTCCTGATTCCAAGGAATCTAGTATCATTCATATGGATCTAGACCGCAGCTTCTTGCCAGTACCTTCTGTGGTGAACACTTCCATTTTTGAAAGTTTTGTTAGGCAGAACATCACGGATTCTGAAACTGATGTTCATTTCAGCATTAAAAAGCTGGTGAAACATTACTATGGTGGTTTCCCAGGAGACCGTTATGCTGACAGGTTAGATGGCTTCG AACAAGGTACCTTCTTTTTCCCTTTGGGCACCAATGGGCACTATGTCTCAGCAGCAAAGTTTATGAACGCAAACATCTCGACCATTCCAACAAATTCAGATTCAGGATTCAAGATTGAACCAATGGCTCTAAACAAAGCTCTAATTGAGGAAGAAAATTGGGCCTGGGTCTATATTTCTGGCCCTACAATTAACCCTTCTGGTTTCCTGTACAGTGACAAGGAGATACGACATCTGCTTTCTATTTGTGCTATGCATGGAGCTAGGGTAGTGATAGATACCTCCTTCTCTGGTCTGGAGTTCCAaaccgaccgctgggcttggaggaATTTGGAAAGATTTTCTTATAATGTTTGCTTAGATCCCCCATTCACAGCTTTTATGCTCGGAGAGCTGTCCCTTGGGCTGACTGCGACTGGCCTTGATTTCGGGTTTCTAATTTTCAATGACCTGTCCGTCGTTGAACATAATCTCGCAAACTTGAGTCAGCCAGATAGCACATTGAAGTACACTTTCAGAAAGCTATTGGGTCTTAAGAACAAGAGGGATCAACACTTCTCTAATCTCATCATGGAGCAAAAGGAGACACTGAAAAATCGTGCCAACCACTTGGCAAAGGTTAGGCTTTTGTAA